A region of Microbacterium suwonense DNA encodes the following proteins:
- the yidC gene encoding membrane protein insertase YidC, producing the protein MGLDLLLASTATAAADDSGAGFDLLGTILWPLKWAVELILVAWHWLLTVVGMAPASGVTWVLSIVGLVIVVRAAVFPLFVKQIKSQRKMMEIAPQLRKVQEKYKGKRDQLSREAMSRETMALYKKHGTTPVSSCLPMIVQMPIFFALFSVLRDVGTHAKAGGGGVGMLTPDLTKEFYDAKLLGTVSLHETLGDAWSAQNTPAIVLLVILVVLMIGSQFFTQLQIISKNLSPEAKTGQAYQMQKIMLYILPLGFIFSGVFFPLGVVVYWFVSNLWTMAQQFLVIREMPTPGSEAARAREERLARKGKAIDSDGKVVPMAVYQAEQQRLLEEAERAKQQAPKREQPMSKKRAKKKGSN; encoded by the coding sequence GTGGGTCTTGACCTTCTGCTCGCAAGCACCGCCACCGCCGCCGCGGATGACTCCGGAGCCGGTTTCGACCTGCTCGGCACCATCCTCTGGCCGCTGAAGTGGGCGGTGGAGCTGATCCTGGTGGCCTGGCACTGGCTGCTAACCGTGGTGGGCATGGCCCCGGCATCCGGCGTCACCTGGGTGCTGTCGATCGTCGGCCTGGTGATCGTGGTTCGCGCGGCGGTCTTCCCGCTGTTCGTGAAGCAGATCAAGAGTCAGCGCAAGATGATGGAAATCGCTCCTCAACTGCGGAAAGTCCAGGAGAAGTACAAGGGTAAGCGCGATCAGCTGAGTCGCGAGGCCATGAGTCGCGAGACCATGGCGCTCTACAAGAAGCACGGCACGACGCCGGTGTCGAGCTGTCTGCCGATGATCGTGCAGATGCCGATCTTCTTCGCGCTCTTCAGTGTGCTGCGCGATGTGGGGACGCACGCCAAGGCCGGCGGTGGCGGGGTCGGGATGCTGACGCCTGATCTGACCAAGGAGTTCTACGACGCCAAACTGCTTGGCACGGTCTCGCTGCACGAGACGCTGGGCGATGCCTGGAGCGCGCAGAACACCCCGGCGATCGTGCTGCTGGTGATCCTGGTCGTGCTGATGATCGGCTCGCAGTTCTTCACCCAGCTGCAGATCATCTCGAAGAACCTGTCGCCCGAGGCCAAGACCGGCCAGGCGTACCAGATGCAGAAGATCATGCTCTACATCCTGCCGCTGGGCTTCATCTTCTCGGGTGTCTTCTTCCCGCTCGGCGTCGTCGTGTACTGGTTCGTGTCGAACCTGTGGACCATGGCACAGCAGTTCCTGGTGATCCGCGAGATGCCGACTCCGGGTTCCGAGGCCGCGCGTGCCCGTGAGGAGCGCCTCGCGCGCAAGGGCAAGGCGATCGACTCGGATGGCAAGGTCGTGCCGATGGCGGTGTATCAGGCTGAGCAGCAGCGCCTGCTCGAAGAGGCTGAGCGCGCCAAGCAGCAGGCGCCGAAGCGAGAGCAGCCGATGAGCAAGAAGCGTGCGAAGAAGAAGGGATCGAACTGA
- a CDS encoding protein jag, with protein MVTEELKSSAESTVEELEREGDIAADFLEELLDIADIDGDLNLDVRQGRAYVSVEAEGDSLSTLSAPETVQALQELTRLAVQSKTGSFSRMILDVGGSRDARRRQLEALVDTAVEKLDAGASQASLPAMSSYERKLVHDIVSDRGLVSESYGEGADRHTVISRG; from the coding sequence ATGGTCACTGAAGAGCTGAAGTCATCCGCGGAGTCGACGGTTGAGGAACTCGAGCGGGAGGGCGACATCGCTGCCGACTTCCTGGAAGAGCTGCTCGACATCGCGGACATCGACGGCGATCTGAACCTGGATGTGCGGCAGGGTCGTGCCTACGTCTCGGTCGAGGCTGAGGGCGATTCCTTGTCCACGCTCTCCGCGCCGGAGACCGTGCAGGCCCTTCAGGAGCTGACGCGTCTGGCGGTGCAGAGCAAGACCGGTTCGTTCTCGCGGATGATCCTCGACGTCGGCGGGTCGCGCGATGCGCGTCGTCGTCAGCTCGAGGCGTTGGTGGATACGGCGGTGGAGAAGCTGGATGCGGGTGCGAGCCAGGCGTCGCTGCCGGCGATGTCGAGCTATGAGCGCAAGCTGGTGCACGACATCGTGTCCGACCGCGGACTGGTCTCGGAGTCCTACGGCGAGGGTGCCGACCGTCACACGGTGATCTCCCGCGGCTGA